In Oryza brachyantha chromosome 1, ObraRS2, whole genome shotgun sequence, the following are encoded in one genomic region:
- the LOC102706984 gene encoding uncharacterized protein LOC102706984 yields the protein MGNCAVTQHAVSWADDGEWELPEEGTAPTSGAHMTEVTIRITKRQLQELVDKRAAAGGGGALGHHIYRKSRRSAAELLADIMNAGEVYHQHYKVAHWKPALQSIPEAAMES from the coding sequence ATGGGGAACTGCGCCGTCACGCAGCACGCCGTGTCGtgggccgacgacggcgagtggGAGCTGCCGGAGGAAGGGACCGCGCCGACGAGCGGGGCTCACATGACGGAGGTGACCATCAGGATCACCAAGAGGCAGCTGCAGGAGCTGGTGGACAAgagggcggccgccggcggcggcggcgccctcggTCACCACATCTACAGGAAGAGCCGGCGGTCGGCCGCGGAGCTTCTGGCGGACATCATGAACGCCGGCGAGGTCTACCACCAGCACTACAAGGTGGCGCACTGGAAGCCCGCGCTGCAGAGCATCCCGGAGGCCGCCATGGAGTCATGA